One Paraburkholderia agricolaris DNA segment encodes these proteins:
- a CDS encoding DUF3309 family protein, protein MLGTILLVVLILLLIGALPTWPHSRAWGYGPTGGLGLVVIVVIVLVLTGVI, encoded by the coding sequence ATGTTGGGAACTATTCTTCTGGTCGTGCTGATCCTTCTCCTCATCGGTGCGCTTCCGACGTGGCCTCATAGCCGTGCGTGGGGTTATGGGCCAACAGGCGGTCTCGGACTCGTAGTGATCGTCGTGATTGTGCTGGTCCTCACTGGCGTCATATAG